A section of the Methanosarcina mazei S-6 genome encodes:
- a CDS encoding YbgA family protein, with amino-acid sequence MREFSRPKVVISRCLEFDHCRYNGDMISSPVVVKLKKHVDFLPVCPEVEIGLGVPRNPVRIVLDKGDHRLVQPSSGKDVTEDMKSFCSNFLDSIYEVDGFILKFRSPSCGLKDVKVYPSAGSHGGAVEKISGYFGGAVLGRYPFHPVEDEGRLRNARIKEHFLTKLFTFAAFRKVKSEGSIKDLINFHAQNKFLLMAYNQAELQKLGEIAANREKRPWKELISDYENHLYSALSRAPRYTSTINVLMHALGFFSDQLSSREKALFFDWVQKYREGRASVCPAINMIRSWIVRFEDGYLMSQTFFEPYPEDLIEINPVESHLREDLWK; translated from the coding sequence ATGAGAGAGTTTTCTCGACCGAAGGTTGTAATTAGCAGGTGTCTTGAGTTTGATCACTGCCGATACAATGGAGATATGATCAGCAGTCCTGTGGTGGTAAAACTCAAAAAACACGTTGATTTCCTGCCCGTTTGTCCTGAAGTGGAAATAGGGCTTGGAGTACCAAGAAACCCTGTGAGAATAGTCCTTGATAAAGGAGATCACAGGCTTGTCCAGCCTTCAAGTGGGAAGGATGTAACTGAGGATATGAAATCTTTCTGTTCCAATTTTCTTGATTCTATATACGAAGTTGACGGTTTTATTCTTAAATTCAGGTCTCCTTCCTGCGGTCTCAAGGACGTGAAGGTTTACCCGTCTGCAGGGAGTCATGGAGGCGCGGTTGAAAAGATTTCCGGATATTTCGGAGGTGCTGTTCTGGGAAGGTATCCTTTCCATCCTGTTGAGGACGAGGGCAGGCTCAGAAACGCCCGGATAAAAGAGCATTTCCTTACGAAACTCTTCACATTTGCAGCTTTTCGGAAAGTAAAGTCCGAGGGCAGTATAAAGGATCTGATAAATTTCCATGCGCAGAACAAGTTTCTTCTTATGGCTTATAATCAGGCTGAACTCCAAAAATTAGGCGAAATTGCTGCAAACCGAGAAAAAAGGCCCTGGAAAGAGCTGATTTCCGATTATGAAAATCACCTGTACAGCGCCCTTTCCAGAGCTCCAAGGTACACTTCAACCATAAACGTGTTAATGCACGCTCTCGGATTTTTTTCAGACCAGCTTTCAAGCCGTGAAAAAGCCCTGTTTTTTGATTGGGTTCAGAAATACAGGGAAGGCAGGGCTTCGGTCTGTCCTGCAATAAACATGATCAGGTCATGGATTGTACGGTTTGAAGACGGCTACCTCATGAGCCAGACTTTTTTCGAACCTTATCCTGAGGATTTAATAGAAATAAATCCTGTAGAATCCCACCTGAGGGAAGATCTCTGGAAATAA